Below is a genomic region from Jiangella gansuensis DSM 44835.
CAGGTCCGCCAGCGCGGACACGCGGTCCTTGAGCAGGTAGCCGACCCCGCCGGCGCCGTCGGCGAGCAGGTCGCCGGCGTAGGACTCCTCGACGTACTGCGACAGCACCAACACCCCGGTGCCGGGGACGGAGGCCCGGGCGGCCAGCGCGGCACGTAGCCCTTCGTCGGTGAAGGTCGGCGGCATCCGGACGTCGACGATGGCGACGTCGGGCCGGTGCTCGGCCACCGACTTGACCAGCGCATCGCCGTCGCCGACCGCGTCGACGACCTCGGCGCCCGCCTCACCCAACAGGCGGACGAGGCCTTCTCGCAGCAGCAGGGAATCCTCAGCCAGAACGACGCGCACCCGCATAGCTTGCCAGGTCGCCCGGCCCGCACCGACGTGGCCGTCTCAGGAGGCGGGCTGGGCGGCGTCGCCGGTGGCCGTCGTGGTGCCGAACTCGCCGGCCCTGGCCTCGACGGACTCGACCAGCTTCAGGTCGGCCTGGGTGTGCAGGATGGCCGCCTCGACCGTGAGAGTCGCCAGCGTTCCCGACTGCTGGCCGCGGCGGCTGGCCCGCAACAGTTGCAGGTCGGTCTGCCGGGCCTCGTGCTCGACGCGGCAGACCGCGCGGATGGCTTCTGGCCCGCGGTGGGCGGCGGCGAGCACCTTCAGCAGGA
It encodes:
- a CDS encoding response regulator transcription factor; amino-acid sequence: MRVVLAEDSLLLREGLVRLLGEAGAEVVDAVGDGDALVKSVAEHRPDVAIVDVRMPPTFTDEGLRAALAARASVPGTGVLVLSQYVEESYAGDLLADGAGGVGYLLKDRVSALADLSDALERVASGGTVLDPEVVAQLFARRRRDPLETLTAREREVLGLMAEGRTNVAIARLLVVTQGAVEKHISSILTKLDLPPSDDDHRRVLAVLAWLRAEH